One part of the Paenibacillus silvisoli genome encodes these proteins:
- a CDS encoding efflux RND transporter periplasmic adaptor subunit: MRKWWLLGIGALLVAAAVVVYMKMGKKEEQPLVAQTTTQVVKGTIEVHVSGTGSLAPLDRQTVKATEQGTVEKVNVKEGDIVKKGDVLLTVEGEDNTDKISSEKLNLESKQLDLEDTRTKLKQASEEAEIASLKLSLKKQQLAIEQSQSTIADLQDSEGGETVTAPIDGTVTTLNVVAGDSLNPSTELLEIANYASLQMVVGIDELDISKVKIGQSATVSVEALAEQSFTGKVVKIADEGTASNGVASFDVTIGLDKAANLKSGMSAEASIEIEKKADTLMLPIDAVQSLGNRYMVFLPSGTQTAGTGTAGAGAGGEAPNGGGQGQGQGQAQPDQQQGQQSQQGQQGQQGQGQGRFSGQAGGGTGGGTTGSRTGARGNFSSRFGGGVPQMIQVGIHNEDFIEILSGLKEGDRVVVPTVAGTSSSAQTQAGFAAGGFGGFGGFGGGGGAGGGFQRVERASGGGGGGGFGGGGTGGGGGGAAGGGAR; encoded by the coding sequence ATGAGAAAATGGTGGCTGCTCGGAATCGGCGCGCTGCTAGTCGCGGCTGCCGTGGTCGTTTATATGAAGATGGGCAAGAAGGAAGAACAGCCGTTGGTGGCGCAAACGACGACCCAAGTCGTGAAAGGGACGATCGAGGTGCATGTCAGCGGCACCGGCAGCCTCGCTCCGCTCGACCGCCAGACGGTCAAAGCTACGGAGCAGGGCACCGTTGAGAAGGTGAACGTGAAAGAAGGCGACATCGTCAAGAAGGGCGACGTGCTCCTGACGGTTGAAGGCGAAGATAACACGGATAAAATCAGCTCGGAGAAGCTGAATCTCGAGAGCAAGCAGCTCGATCTGGAGGATACGCGGACGAAGCTGAAGCAAGCGTCGGAGGAAGCCGAAATCGCGAGCCTGAAGCTGAGCCTCAAGAAGCAGCAGCTGGCCATCGAGCAGTCGCAGTCGACGATCGCCGACCTGCAAGACAGCGAGGGCGGCGAAACCGTTACGGCGCCTATCGACGGTACGGTTACGACGCTGAACGTCGTGGCGGGGGATTCCCTCAATCCGTCGACGGAGCTGCTCGAGATCGCGAATTATGCCAGCCTGCAGATGGTCGTAGGCATCGACGAGCTTGATATTTCCAAGGTTAAAATCGGACAGAGCGCGACGGTTTCCGTCGAGGCGCTGGCAGAGCAATCGTTCACGGGCAAGGTCGTCAAAATCGCGGACGAGGGCACGGCAAGCAACGGCGTCGCTTCCTTCGACGTCACGATCGGACTGGATAAAGCGGCGAATCTGAAGAGCGGCATGTCGGCTGAGGCCAGCATCGAGATCGAGAAGAAAGCCGACACGTTGATGCTGCCGATCGACGCCGTTCAATCGCTGGGCAACCGGTATATGGTGTTTCTGCCGAGCGGCACGCAGACGGCGGGCACCGGCACAGCCGGAGCAGGAGCGGGCGGCGAAGCGCCAAACGGCGGCGGCCAAGGCCAGGGCCAGGGCCAAGCTCAACCGGATCAACAACAAGGCCAGCAAAGCCAACAAGGCCAGCAAGGTCAACAAGGTCAAGGTCAAGGCCGCTTCAGCGGTCAGGCTGGCGGCGGTACCGGCGGCGGAACGACAGGCAGCCGTACAGGCGCAAGAGGCAATTTCAGCAGCCGTTTTGGCGGCGGCGTTCCGCAAATGATCCAAGTCGGCATTCATAACGAGGACTTCATCGAGATTTTGTCCGGTCTGAAAGAAGGCGACCGCGTTGTCGTTCCGACGGTTGCCGGTACATCGAGCTCGGCGCAAACGCAGGCGGGCTTCGCGGCAGGCGGCTTCGGCGGATTTGGCGGCTTCGGCGGCGGTGGCGGTGCAGGCGGCGGATTCCAACGCGTTGAGCGCGCTTCCGGCGGCGGTGGCGGTGGCGGCTTCGGAGGCGGCGGTACCGGCGGCGGTGGAGGCGGAGCAGCTGGAGGAGGCGCACGCTAA
- a CDS encoding phytanoyl-CoA dioxygenase family protein, with the protein MITAQDVEFYKENGYLLVKGVFNQEEIVGMRKAVDSIIDRAAKEKMDHNAQWQGDFLPPEELKKLVLKGFHDVHYHDASFLRALMHPNMTAVLSQIIGPNVQLHHSKMLVKPPENGAAFPMHQDHPYFPHEQHTMLAASVHLDDADLENGCLHVLPGSHKQGSLQHVGRHYLNAKEYPVSDGLPCIAEAGDVLFFNYLTVHGSPANRSERTRRNVLFQYRSATDFPTTKEHFDWGMGLMVCGENPNFNRAKPEFAIL; encoded by the coding sequence ATGATAACCGCACAGGATGTAGAATTTTACAAAGAAAACGGCTATTTGCTCGTGAAGGGCGTGTTCAATCAAGAAGAAATCGTAGGGATGCGCAAAGCGGTCGACAGCATCATCGATCGCGCCGCGAAAGAGAAAATGGATCATAACGCGCAGTGGCAGGGCGACTTCCTGCCGCCGGAAGAGCTGAAGAAGCTCGTGCTGAAAGGCTTCCATGACGTGCACTATCACGACGCATCGTTCCTGCGCGCGTTGATGCACCCGAATATGACGGCTGTGCTGTCGCAAATCATCGGTCCGAACGTTCAGCTGCACCATTCCAAAATGCTGGTGAAGCCGCCGGAAAACGGCGCCGCGTTCCCGATGCATCAAGACCACCCGTACTTCCCGCACGAGCAGCACACGATGCTGGCGGCGAGCGTTCATCTGGACGACGCCGATCTGGAAAACGGCTGCCTTCACGTGCTGCCGGGTTCCCACAAGCAAGGCTCGCTGCAGCATGTGGGCAGACACTATTTGAACGCGAAGGAATATCCGGTTTCCGACGGTTTGCCTTGCATCGCGGAAGCGGGAGACGTGCTGTTCTTCAACTATTTGACGGTTCACGGCTCACCGGCGAACCGCAGCGAGCGTACGCGCCGCAACGTGCTGTTCCAATACCGCAGCGCGACGGATTTCCCGACGACCAAAGAGCATTTCGATTGGGGCATGGGTCTGATGGTATGCGGCGAAAATCCGAATTTCAACCGTGCGAAGCCGGAGTTTGCCATTCTATAA
- a CDS encoding AraC family transcriptional regulator, whose protein sequence is MYLWDESDTWLNQYALRLKSADAVFTVHYWGVHEHHTSNFLHKHSFFEICYVLGGQGTYFDNGATYPLQKGTLFCSRPGITHYIQGEPENSILFVAFELDENESSEQVRAAFQALAETETCVVQESDGLAAAELWRSLLRRPGDAPSLPESVLPQLAASLLLSFPGVFCKPLQQTEWQAPRRSSSALLKQAKLFITDNLSDDDLSLDKVAAQINLSPRHLSRLFSSGVHESYTDYVRKQRVRRAAELLRYSELSIKEIAERTGFGSVHYFARTFRALMHITPARFRDNARAHD, encoded by the coding sequence ATGTACCTTTGGGATGAGAGCGATACATGGCTAAATCAATATGCCTTGCGGCTAAAATCCGCCGATGCGGTGTTTACCGTTCATTACTGGGGCGTGCACGAGCATCATACGTCCAACTTTTTGCATAAGCATTCCTTCTTCGAAATCTGTTACGTGCTCGGCGGACAAGGCACCTATTTCGATAACGGCGCGACCTATCCGCTGCAAAAAGGGACCCTGTTCTGCTCCCGCCCCGGCATCACCCATTACATTCAAGGCGAACCGGAAAACAGCATTCTCTTCGTCGCCTTCGAGCTCGACGAAAACGAAAGCTCCGAGCAGGTGCGAGCCGCCTTCCAAGCGCTGGCGGAAACGGAGACATGCGTCGTGCAGGAGAGCGACGGCCTCGCCGCCGCCGAGCTGTGGCGGTCGCTGCTCCGGCGGCCAGGCGATGCGCCGTCTCTGCCGGAATCCGTCCTGCCGCAGCTGGCCGCATCGCTGCTGCTTTCTTTTCCCGGCGTATTCTGCAAGCCGCTCCAGCAGACGGAATGGCAGGCGCCGCGCCGGAGCTCGTCCGCGCTGCTGAAGCAGGCGAAGCTGTTCATCACCGACAACTTGAGCGACGACGATCTGTCGCTCGATAAAGTCGCGGCTCAGATCAACCTGTCGCCGCGCCATCTCTCGCGCCTGTTCTCCTCCGGCGTCCACGAGTCGTACACGGACTACGTGCGCAAGCAGCGCGTTCGCCGCGCGGCCGAGCTGCTCCGCTACTCGGAGCTGTCGATCAAGGAAATCGCGGAGCGGACCGGCTTCGGGTCGGTGCATTATTTCGCCCGCACGTTTCGGGCGCTTATGCACATTACGCCCGCGCGGTTCCGCGATAATGCGCGGGCGCATGATTAG
- a CDS encoding ABC transporter permease, which translates to MNVSQAFKMAAKSILANKMRSLLTMLGIIIGVAAVIALVGVGQGTTKQVTDQVESLGTNLLTVNITGRGSQTTIDYKEAEEITDKEDIAFAAPINQSNATVKNGSESTSVSVVGTTADYLDVKEYDVAAGRFVAQIDLDYYQKIAVLGSTTATDLFGTTNAVGQTFLINGVRYKVVGVLASKGSSLQGSNDEVVVIPITTAERLFKSKGVRTINVQVAEADKMDAVVTELETALTKKFRGDTDSFRVFNQQDLLDSFSSISDTLSLALGGVAAISLLVGGIGIMNIMLVSVTERTREIGIRKAIGAKKRDILTQFLIEAIALSGLGGLLGIAIGVGASELLSRMMKLTVVLSLPIIGLAFGFSVFIGIVFGLFPANKASNLRPIEALRFE; encoded by the coding sequence GTGAACGTCAGTCAAGCGTTCAAAATGGCGGCTAAAAGCATTCTCGCCAACAAAATGCGTTCGCTGCTCACGATGCTCGGCATCATCATCGGCGTGGCGGCCGTCATCGCCCTGGTCGGCGTCGGCCAGGGAACGACGAAGCAGGTCACCGATCAGGTGGAGAGCCTCGGCACGAATTTGCTGACCGTCAACATTACGGGACGCGGCTCGCAGACGACGATCGATTATAAGGAAGCGGAAGAGATTACGGACAAGGAAGATATCGCGTTCGCCGCTCCGATCAATCAGTCGAACGCGACCGTGAAGAACGGCAGCGAAAGCACGTCCGTCAGCGTCGTAGGCACGACGGCAGACTATTTGGACGTCAAGGAGTATGACGTAGCGGCAGGCCGTTTCGTCGCGCAAATCGATTTGGATTACTATCAGAAAATCGCGGTGCTCGGCTCGACGACGGCGACGGACCTGTTCGGCACGACGAATGCGGTCGGCCAAACGTTTCTGATCAACGGCGTACGCTACAAGGTTGTCGGGGTGCTGGCGTCCAAGGGCAGCTCGCTGCAAGGCTCCAACGATGAAGTGGTCGTCATTCCGATTACGACGGCGGAGCGGCTGTTCAAGTCCAAGGGCGTACGAACGATCAACGTCCAAGTGGCGGAAGCGGATAAAATGGACGCGGTCGTCACGGAGCTCGAGACGGCGCTCACGAAAAAATTCCGCGGCGATACGGACAGCTTCCGCGTCTTCAACCAGCAGGATCTGCTCGATTCCTTCAGCAGCATCTCGGATACGCTGTCGCTCGCGCTTGGCGGCGTAGCCGCGATTTCGCTGCTCGTCGGCGGCATCGGCATCATGAACATCATGCTCGTATCCGTTACGGAGCGGACGAGGGAGATCGGTATCCGCAAGGCGATCGGCGCGAAGAAAAGGGATATTTTGACCCAGTTCCTGATCGAAGCGATCGCCTTGAGCGGCCTCGGGGGCCTCTTGGGCATCGCGATCGGCGTAGGCGCGTCGGAGCTGCTGTCCCGCATGATGAAGCTGACCGTCGTGCTGTCGCTGCCGATCATCGGCCTAGCCTTCGGCTTCTCGGTATTCATCGGCATCGTGTTCGGCTTGTTCCCGGCGAACAAGGCGTCCAATCTGCGGCCGATCGAGGCGCTTCGCTTCGAATAG
- a CDS encoding ABC transporter ATP-binding protein, which translates to MEAQREALIQIETLSKLYKMGGETVHALSDISLRIDHGDFVAIIGPSGSGKSTLMNVIGCLDAPTSGKYWLDGEEVSRLRENRLAEIRNRKIGFIFQGFNLLNKLSALENVELPLIYRGIPAKLRKEQAIEALTKVGLGERVKHKPSELSGGQQQRVAIARALAGNPPILLADEPTGALDTRTGTEVMGLMKDLNKQGHTIVLITHDTEISKQARRVVRISDGRISEEGGERRERQSSVQNGG; encoded by the coding sequence ATGGAAGCACAACGTGAAGCGCTCATCCAGATCGAAACGCTGTCCAAACTGTACAAAATGGGCGGCGAGACCGTCCATGCGCTAAGCGACATCTCGCTTCGCATCGACCATGGCGATTTTGTCGCGATCATCGGTCCGTCCGGCTCCGGCAAATCGACGCTCATGAACGTCATCGGCTGTCTCGACGCGCCGACCTCCGGCAAGTATTGGCTGGACGGCGAGGAAGTGAGCCGGCTGCGGGAAAACCGGCTTGCGGAAATCCGCAACCGCAAAATCGGGTTTATTTTTCAAGGCTTCAATTTGCTCAATAAGCTGTCGGCGCTCGAAAACGTGGAGCTGCCGCTCATTTACCGGGGCATCCCGGCCAAGCTCCGCAAGGAACAGGCGATCGAAGCGCTGACGAAGGTCGGACTCGGGGAACGGGTGAAGCATAAGCCGAGCGAGCTTTCGGGAGGTCAGCAGCAGCGCGTTGCGATTGCGCGGGCGCTGGCGGGCAATCCGCCGATTCTGCTTGCCGACGAACCGACAGGAGCGCTCGATACGCGTACCGGCACCGAGGTCATGGGATTGATGAAGGACTTGAACAAACAAGGCCATACGATCGTCCTCATTACGCACGATACGGAAATATCCAAGCAAGCGCGGCGGGTCGTCCGGATTTCGGACGGTCGAATCAGCGAAGAAGGCGGTGAGCGGCGTGAACGTCAGTCAAGCGTTCAAAATGGCGGCTAA